A segment of the Syntrophus gentianae genome:
GCCTTGTCAATTACAGCGCCGCCGATATCCGGAAGATCATGGGACTCAAGACATCGCGCATTGAGCAGGTCCTGGGACATAAAGATTATGACGAAGTCATTCACCGCGACAACCTGGCGGTGACGCGACGCAGCCGCCGGTAAAAGCAAAAAAGCTGACGCCGGGAAACACAGATGTTGACCGATTCTTTTCTTCCCACGGGGGTTTGACTCCCCTTCACTTTCTATATTTCCCCATAATTTCATCAAGTTGAGCATTTCATAAAGATCCGATGCCGATCCGATAAAGGATCGGCTTTTTTCATTGGATCGGAGGTTGGCCTTCAGGATTCGATCCATCCGTCTCGGTTCAATTCCTGCATATCCAATGCGCTGAACATAATATTGAGAGTAAAAGACCATGAATGGTGAACAATAAAACCATGGAGGTTTGCATGAACAGGATACTGTCTTTTTTAGTTCTTTTTGTGGTTCTTTTTGCAACGGTCGTCAACGCTTCAGAGGAAGCCTCCGGAAGCCTGCGCAAGTGTAAAGGAGTCGTCCTGATTGAGAGGAATGGAGCCATTGTAAAGGGTGTAGAGGGCACTCCCGTATACTCCAATGATACCGTCAAGACGGGCGCGGACGGCACAGTGGGAGTTATGTTCAAGGACAATTCCAGAATCAGTCTTGGACCAAACTCTCGCCTGGAATTAAAGAAGTTTGTCTTTAAGCCGGCCCTTAAACAGTTCAACATGGTGAATAAGCTGGCAAAGGGAACAGCCTCGTTTGTTTCAGGGAAGATGACGAAGTTGTCTCCGGAGGCTGTCGTTCTCGAGACCCCGCAATCCGTCATTGGTGTCCGCGGCACCACATACAATGTCAAAGTTGATTAGGACGAAAGATTCTCCATTTTATATTGCACCGGTGAGAACAGCACAGAAAAAAATATGGGGGCATCTTGTCGTTTTCCTGGTCCTGCTGATCCTGTCAGGCTGCGCAACCGCAAAGGACACGGTTGTGCTCCTGCAGGATGCCGATGGCAAGGTCGGGTTGATAACCATTACGACCAAGGCAGGGGCTAAGACGTTGAACGCTCCGAATACAATGGTCGAGGTCACCGAATCCGGGACACATGCCTCTGATCCTGAAAAGATGGACCGAAGCCAGATTGATTCCATCTTCAACGATTCCATGAACGCCCTGCCTCTGGAACCGGTCACTTTCATCTTGTATTTTTTGCACGACACCACGGAACTGACGGCCCGGTCAAAGTCCCTGATTCCTGAAGTCCTGTCGTTGAT
Coding sequences within it:
- a CDS encoding FecR family protein, whose product is MNRILSFLVLFVVLFATVVNASEEASGSLRKCKGVVLIERNGAIVKGVEGTPVYSNDTVKTGADGTVGVMFKDNSRISLGPNSRLELKKFVFKPALKQFNMVNKLAKGTASFVSGKMTKLSPEAVVLETPQSVIGVRGTTYNVKVD
- a CDS encoding OmpA family protein: MSKLIRTKDSPFYIAPVRTAQKKIWGHLVVFLVLLILSGCATAKDTVVLLQDADGKVGLITITTKAGAKTLNAPNTMVEVTESGTHASDPEKMDRSQIDSIFNDSMNALPLEPVTFILYFLHDTTELTARSKSLIPEVLSLINDRQNKGMFYEIGIIGHTDTTGDDELNMRLSCARAEIVRNILLSSGIRLGQMEVGYHGAWDPAVLTGNHVREPRNRRVEIIVR